One part of the Xylocopa sonorina isolate GNS202 chromosome 10, iyXylSono1_principal, whole genome shotgun sequence genome encodes these proteins:
- the LOC143428222 gene encoding uncharacterized protein LOC143428222 — protein MYACPPMPPTPCPPECLPSKPSYDPSAKYYREIGTSVIGNQLIIRMEREKGKSKKSGDWDPPCDCDVVEIQRPTSKEGPKILKGPDNNRILFRVESKSTESRKNNNDPIPQAISYEVGQCKGGPYTNDQCRTFTIYPVLDRAGAQEVHTDRVTDGDENVFMLKVKNKPDSEDRPRRNVELELRTPRPPTPPSQQPEAHEQVSGKRVSPEEIDCTPTAVPREPLRKKKKRRKK, from the exons ATGTATGCCTGCCCACCCATGCCACCGACACCCTGTCCACCCGAATGTCTACCCTCGAAACCGTCGTACGATCCTTCCGCGAAGTACTATCGAGAAATTGGGACGAGCGTAATTGGAAATCAGTTAATAATACGTATGGAAAGGGAAAAGGGGAAGTCGAAAAAGTCCGGGGACTGGGACCCTCCGTGCGACTGCGACGTGGTGGAAATACAGAGACCAACGAGCAAGGAGGGGCCGAAGATATTGAAGGGGCCTGACAACAATCGGATCCTGTTCCGCGTCGAATCGAAATCCACCGAGTCAAGGAAGAACAATAACGACCCCATACCTCAAGCCATTTCTTACGAA gtAGGCCAGTGCAAAGGTGGTCCGTATACGAACGACCAGTGCAGAACGTTCACCATTTACCCGGTTCTTGACCGTGCAGGCGCACAGGAAGTGCACACGGACCGCGTTACGGATGGCGACGAGAACGTTTTCATGTTAAAGGTGAAAAACAAACCTGATTCCGAGGATCGACCGAGAAGAAACGTGGAGCTCGAGTTGAGGACTCCTAGACCGCCTACTCCACCATCGCAGCAACCGGAAGCGCATGAACAGGTGTCGGGGAAAAGAGTTTCACCGGAAGAAATAGATTGCACACCGACAGCAGTGCCGCGGGAACCattaagaaagaagaaaaagaggaggaagaagtgA
- the LOC143428223 gene encoding venom allergen 3-like, translating into MYFLYMFVIAAVLVSPSRTINCEKNRCTKRGRQNVLCQYPDPNPASACGAVYSTGMTEQEEKDIVYWTNYARAWVARGFEKRGNPGPQPAASDMRILVWDTELAEIAQRWANQCIFRHAACVDVERFEVGQTVVNFPKPNLAMYEVVELLRNSVTDMDRNQVCRVTDIWKAFSYKIIVWAKTYKMGCGKIVYKMNQAAQNPNQTVVCLYGPGGNNYGERVYEITDE; encoded by the exons ATGTATTTTCTTTACATGTTCGTAATCGCTGCCGTTTTAGTGAGCCCCAGTAGGACTATCAACTGCGAGAAGAATAGGTGCACAAAGAGAGGACGGCAGAATGTTCTATGCCAATATCCG GATCCAAATCCAGCATCGGCGTGCGGTGCAGTTTATTCCACGGGAATGACCGAGCAGGAGGAAAAAGATATCGTTTATTGGACAAATTATGCCAGAGCGTGGGTAGCAAGAGGTTTTGAGAAAAGGGGAAACCCTGGACCGCAACCAGCTGCATCAGACATGCGGATATTG GTCTGGGACACCGAATTGGCCGAGATTGCTCAAAGATGGGCGAACCAATGCATATTTCGACACGCAGCTTGCGTTGACGTTG AGAGGTTCGAAGTAGGACAGACTGTCGTTAATTTCCCGAAACCGAATCTAGCGATGTACGAAGTGGTCGAGTTGCTGCGTAATTCTGTAACGGACATGGATCGCAATCAAGTGTGTCGTGTCAC GGACATTTGGAAGGCGTTCAGTTACAAAATTATTGTTTGGGCAAAAACGTACAAGATGGGTTGTGGTAAAATAGTGTACAAGATGAACCAGGCTGCACAAAATCCGAATCAGACAGTCGTGTGTCTTTACGGTCCAGGTGGCAACAACTATGGCGAAAGAGTGTACGAAATCACCGACGAATAA
- the LOC143428365 gene encoding venom allergen 3-like codes for MDFLYFVIIATFLIDPITAIDCSNNTCTRKGLQHVLCEYPGRIPSSDCGTVYTTGFTNDEIKEIVDTHNQLRSYVAQGFETRGNPGPQPGASNMRIMVWDDELAASAQRWTNQCTLQNARCIDVDRFEVGQLGGTEETTGNTLDTRPSKIINDLYKAAVQHMDRKQVCRRTNFAGLYYVQLVWARTYRVGCGKIVRRSDGNLIFSITCFYGPRGNVLGKSVYHILRN; via the exons ATGGATTTTCTTTATTTTGTTATCATTGCTACATTCTTGATAGATCCTATTACAGCTATCGACTGCAGCAACAATACATGCACGCGGAAAGGATTGCAGCATGTACTATGCGAATATCCG GGTCGAATTCCATCTTCCGATTGTGGCACAGTTTACACGACGGGTTTTACGAATGATGAAATTAAGGAGATCGTTGATACTCATAATCAGCTGAGATCGTACGTAGCACAAGGTTTCGAGACAAGAGGAAATCCAGGACCACAGCCTGGTGCATCGAACATGCGAATAATG GTATGGGACGACGAATTGGCAGCGAGTGCTCAAAGATGGACGAATCAATGCACATTACAAAATGCACGGTGCATTGACGTTG ATAGATTCGAAGTAGGACAACTTGGTGGTACAGAGGAAACCACGGGGAACACACTCGATACAAGACCGTCCAAGATTATCAATGACTTGTACAAAGCAGCAGTACAACACATGGACCGGAAGCAAGTATGTCGACGCAC GAACTTCGCGGGCCTTTACTACGTTCAACTAGTTTGGGCGAGAACTTACAGGGTTGGCTGCGGTAAAATAGTACGACGAAGCGACGGTAATCTGATTTTCAGTATAACATGCTTCTACGGCCCACGTGGAAACGTGCTTGGAAAGTCGGTATACCATATCTTAAGAAACTGA
- the LOC143428224 gene encoding venom allergen 3 homolog, whose product MLLVIRNLGTAVLTDPITAIDCESNPCKKGGSQHVLCEYPTPFPANECGAIASVGLSDYEKLELIRIHNYYRWYVAQGLEQSGKPGPQPAAKNMQMMIWDKSLARAAQRWVNQCKYWKASCKGSR is encoded by the exons ATGTTGCTGGTCATTCGTAATTTAGGAA CTGCAGTTTTGACAGACCCCATTACGGCTATCGACTGTGAATCTAATCCATGTAAAAAAGGTGGTTCACAGCACGTTCTGTGCGAGTATCCG ACCCCATTTCCAGCAAATGAGTGCGGCGCTATCGCCTCAGTGGGATTGTCGGACTACGAAAAGTTGGAACTCATTCGGATACATAACTATTACCGATGGTATGTAGCGCAAGGTTTGGAGCAATCTGGAAAGCCAGGACCGCAACCTGCTGCAAAAAACATGCAGATGATG ATATGGGACAAGAGTTTGGCTCGAGCGGCTCAAAGATGGGTTAACCAGTGCAAATATTGGAAAGCTTCTTGT AAAGGTTCAAGGTAG
- the LOC143428225 gene encoding uncharacterized protein LOC143428225, which translates to MLEPLIVLTVLNCFFMFSSTVTTCALWWQYRSHRCCFKKDSRQQSTKYNLSKSRNSNSMKKTGNSKLDSHTTSVDRNKSNSTVNRDNRSKRASRHRSSSNAKYLSQNKTPSDDHFSSMEMIGNWDLEDKSRMSEASQTANEAKPAVVMEYSTVQKIVQILDNDTDLAATKLAIKDLNAKQNVDEKKDYIVESQFEPQLMPDYPPVAHVQFN; encoded by the exons ATGCTGGAACCATTGATCGTGCTAACAGTATTAAATTGTTTTTTCATGTTCAGCTCGACTGTGACGACCTGCGCGTTATG GTGGCAATATCGGAGTCACCGTTGCTGCTTTAAGAAGGATTCCAGGCAACAAAGTACAAAGTACAATTTGTCAAAATCGAGGAACAGTAATTCAATGAAGAAGACTGGAAATTCAAAGCTGGATAGTCACACGACCTCGGTCGATCGTAATAAATCGAATTCGACGGTCAATAGAGATAATAGGAGTAAGAGGGCTTCGAGACACAGATCGAGCTCGAACGCGAAGTACTTGTCGCAGAACAAGACACCCAGCGACGACCATTTCTCTTCGAT GGAAATGATAGGAAACTGGGACCTTGAAGACAAATCCAGGATGTCAGAGGCGTCGCAGACTGCCAACGAAGCGAAACCTGCGGTGGTGATGGAGTACTCGACCGTGCAGAAGATTGTCCAGATCCTGGACAATGACACGGACCTGGCCGCCACTAAGTTGGCTATAAAAGACCTCAATGCTAAACAGAACGTCGACGAGAAGAAAGATTATATTGTCGAATCGCAGTTCGAACCTCAACTTATGCCTGACTACCCACCAGTTGCTCATGTGCAATTTAATTGA
- the LOC143428000 gene encoding alpha-tocopherol transfer protein-like, with product MTLLPPTVEQQKRINEEVPTDPEMRKRDVAAIREWLSKQPHLPNHMDDSRLERFLFGCKNSIERCKLILERYFSVRTAIPEFFALRDPFAREIQECCEAIHYFVLPSLTDEGHRVSILRLRNTAIDKFSIQTISRRILMVLDTRLMEERCLSNIMVIDLEGFSLVHFTKCSPTQNIVRKSMLAVQDSMPLRLHRVHFLHAPAFIESILNIFYPLLKDRLIQKFRIHTGGGEELHSYMDKDMLPNEWGGKAGSFDELNDAWQRKIEKNKDWFLREEKLSRTNESARLPESKSRLLNELDGLQGSFRQLNID from the exons ATGACATTGTTACCGCCAACGGTGGAGCAACAGAAACGGATAAACGAGGAGGTTCCCACGGATCCGGAAATGAGGAAGCGAGATGTGGCCGCCATACGCGAATGGCTGTCGAAACAGCCTCACTTGCCTAATCATATGG ATGACTCAAGGCTCGAAAGATTTCTGTTCGGCTGCAAGAACAGCATAGAACGATGCAAATTAATATTGGAGCGATATTTCAGCGTAAGGACCGCCATTCCAGAATTTTTCGCGCTTCGTGATCCTTTTGCGCGTGAGATCCAAGAATGTTGCGAAGCAAT TCATTATTTCGTTCTACCGTCACTAACTGACGAGGGACATCGTGTGAGCATTTTGCGGCTGAGAAACACAGCGATAGACAAGTTTTCCATCCAAACCATCTCCAGAAGAATTCTTATGGTGCTGGATACTCGTCTCATGGAAGAACGTTGTCTGTCAAACATCATGGTGATCGATCTCGAG GGATTCAGTCTAGTTCATTTCACGAAGTGTAGTCCAACGCAGAACATCGTCCGAAAGTCGATGTTGGCTGTACAAGATAGCATGCCATTGCGACTCCACAGAGTTCACTTCCTCCATGCTCCAGCGTTCATCGAAAGTATTCTGAACATATTTTATCCTCTGTTGAAAGATCGACTTATCCAAAAG TTTCGTATTCATACTGGCGGTGGCGAGGAGTTGCACTCTTACATGGACAAGGATATGTTGCCAAACGAATGGGGTGGCAAAGCTGGCAGCTTTGATGAATTAAATG ACGCGTGGCAGAGGAAGATCGAGAAGAATAAGGACTGGTTTCTGCGAGAAGAAAAACTCAGTCGGACGAACGAAAGCGCCAGGCTTCCCGAGTCTAAATCAAGGCTTCTGAACGAACTCGATGGATTGCAGGGTTCTTTCAGACAACTAAATATTGATTAG